A single Triticum dicoccoides isolate Atlit2015 ecotype Zavitan chromosome 2A, WEW_v2.0, whole genome shotgun sequence DNA region contains:
- the LOC119352819 gene encoding uncharacterized protein LOC119352819 → MASGAQMKMVAVGMMLAVLFIAAANAEPAPAETCIDKTEKVGLVTDCICSKNCACAGKCILEGGDGGEIQKCFVECVLKNDCNCNAKHHSAAAPQ, encoded by the coding sequence ATGGCTTCTGGTGCTCAGATGAAGATGGTTGCCGTCGGCATGATGCTGGCCGTCCTGTTCATCGCTGCAGCTAATGCAGAACCAGCGCCTGCAGAAACTTGCATCGACAAGACCGAAAAAGTTGGTCTTGTCACTGACTGCATCTGCTCCAAGAACTGTGCTTGTGCAGGAAAGTGCATCTTAGAAGGCGGCGATGGTGGCGAAATCCAGAAGTGCTTTGTCGAATGCGTGCTGAAAAACGACTGTAACTGCAATGCTAAGCACCACAGCGCCGCAGCCCCTCAGTAA
- the LOC119352820 gene encoding uncharacterized protein LOC119352820 codes for MASGAQMKMVAVGTMLAVLFIAAANAEPAPAETCIDKTEKVGLVTDCICSKNCACAGKCILEGGDGGEIQKCFVECVLKNDCNCNAKHHSAAAPQ; via the coding sequence ATGGCTTCTGGTGCTCAGATGAAGATGGTTGCCGTCGGCACGATGCTGGCCGTCCTGTTCATCGCTGCAGCTAATGCAGAACCAGCGCCTGCAGAAACTTGCATCGACAAGACCGAAAAAGTTGGTCTTGTCACTGACTGCATCTGCTCCAAGAACTGTGCTTGTGCAGGAAAGTGCATCTTAGAAGGCGGCGATGGTGGCGAAATCCAGAAGTGCTTTGTCGAATGCGTGCTGAAAAACGACTGTAACTGCAATGCTAAGCACCACAGCGCCGCAGCCCCTCAGTAA